A part of Candidatus Thermoplasmatota archaeon genomic DNA contains:
- a CDS encoding GNAT family N-acetyltransferase gives MAIIEELADEDVEEAAEATRDCMRDAWERWEKDYYPREAMESDLARHSAEEYRKHMGLPDAFTLVAKEEGRIAGVCSGHVVGKSGVASLGWMGVTPESRKQGLGNQLLEAVEAYVMDRGCHKISLVILPCLTDAVRLLFRRGWVPECNLTRHWWKVDVMVVSKWFD, from the coding sequence ATGGCAATCATAGAGGAACTCGCCGATGAGGATGTGGAGGAGGCTGCGGAGGCGACGAGAGACTGCATGCGGGACGCCTGGGAGCGTTGGGAGAAGGACTACTATCCCAGGGAGGCGATGGAGTCCGATCTGGCCCGCCACAGCGCTGAGGAATACAGGAAACACATGGGGCTCCCGGACGCGTTCACCCTCGTCGCCAAAGAGGAGGGGAGGATCGCGGGCGTCTGCAGCGGACACGTGGTCGGCAAGAGCGGCGTGGCGAGCCTCGGCTGGATGGGTGTCACGCCGGAGTCCAGGAAGCAAGGCCTCGGGAACCAGTTGCTCGAAGCGGTCGAGGCGTATGTCATGGACAGAGGCTGCCACAAGATCTCCTTGGTGATCCTTCCCTGCCTGACGGACGCCGTAAGGCTTCTCTTCAGGCGAGGATGGGTCCCGGAGTGCAATCTGACCCGCCATTGGTGGAAGGTGGATGTCATGGTCGTCAGCAAGTGGTTCGACTAG
- a CDS encoding DMT family transporter, translating to MRALTWWFVSPKMNPRTAIPIAIVSVSFASIFIKWSDAPSLVIAFYRLAFATLILLVPTLVFQGRDLIRLSRKEVLTLTLVGLALAFHFGFWISSLKYTSVANSVILVSTHPIPIAIISHRWLGERTERTAAVGIAVALFGMVLIGVSDAALTTESLIGDILALMGMAALAAYLLSGRSIRKKIPILPYAFVVYLAATVFLLLGCLAFATPLYPYAREEWILFLALAVIP from the coding sequence ATGCGAGCGCTCACATGGTGGTTCGTGTCTCCGAAGATGAATCCTCGGACGGCCATTCCCATCGCGATAGTCTCCGTGTCCTTCGCATCCATCTTCATCAAATGGAGCGACGCGCCCTCTCTCGTGATAGCCTTCTACAGGCTCGCGTTCGCGACTCTGATACTCCTGGTCCCGACGCTTGTGTTCCAGGGAAGGGATCTCATCCGACTTTCCAGGAAGGAGGTGCTCACACTGACCCTCGTGGGGCTCGCGCTCGCCTTCCACTTCGGGTTCTGGATATCCTCTCTGAAGTACACGTCCGTCGCGAACTCGGTGATACTCGTGAGCACACACCCCATACCCATCGCCATCATCTCCCACCGTTGGCTGGGCGAGAGGACCGAACGCACCGCGGCGGTGGGCATAGCGGTCGCCCTCTTCGGGATGGTGCTGATCGGCGTCAGTGACGCGGCCCTCACGACGGAGAGCCTCATCGGGGACATCCTCGCCCTGATGGGGATGGCCGCCCTGGCGGCGTATCTTCTCAGCGGGAGGAGTATCAGAAAGAAGATCCCGATCCTGCCGTACGCCTTCGTCGTCTACCTGGCCGCGACCGTGTTCCTGCTGCTGGGATGTCTCGCTTTCGCGACACCGCTCTATCCATATGCCCGAGAGGAATGGATCCTCTTCCTCGCTCTCGCCGTCATCCCCAT